From Arachis stenosperma cultivar V10309 chromosome 2, arast.V10309.gnm1.PFL2, whole genome shotgun sequence, one genomic window encodes:
- the LOC130960537 gene encoding probable 2-oxoglutarate-dependent dioxygenase SLC1: MIVAHMSPAMVMKSEESYEDNDEREVHHHQYQKGVKQLVENGRIHTLPQRYILPASDRPIITTSEEQDDDSNFVGNPKIELPIIDFSELIGPNRPQALRSLAHACQHYGFFQLVNHGISEEVIRKMKDVMGRFFNQAYEERAKHMTSDMKAAVRYGTSFSQNKDSVFCWRDFLKLLCHPLSHYLPHWPQSPMDLREVAATYAEETNNLFLKLMEAILESLGIKEEEEDDDDKNNNIMKKLEEGGSQMMVANLYPPCPEPDLTLGMPPHSDYGLLTLLLQDEEVEGLQIQFQGKWLTVKPISNAFVVNVGDHLEIFSNGIYKSVLHRVLVNARKSRTSVASLHSLPFNCTVKPSLKLINDANPKRYKDTDFHTFLAYVSSREPKGKDFLHSRKLTSFTSH, from the exons ATGATAGTAGCACATATGTCCCCTGCAATGGTGATGAAAAGTGAAGAGAGTTATGAAgataatgatgagagagaagttcatcatcatcaatatCAAAAGGGAGTGAAGCAGCTTGTTGAGAATGGAAGAATCCACACACTGCCTCAAAGGTACATACTTCCAGCTTCTGACAGACCAATCATCACTACGAGtgaagaacaagatgatgaTTCAAATTTTGTTGGAAATCCAAAAATTGAGTTGCCAATCATTGATTTTTCGGAATTGATTGGTCCAAATAGGCCTCAAGCTCTTCGATCATTAGCTCATGCTTGTCAACATTACGGATTTTTTCAG TTGGTGAATCATGGGATCTCAGAGGAAGTTATAAGGAAGATGAAGGATGTGATGGGAAGATTCTTCAACCAAGCATATGAGGAAAGAGCAAAGCATATGACAAGTGACATGAAAGCTGCTGTTAGGTATGGAACAAGCTTCAGCCAAAACAAAGACTCTGTCTTTTGTTGGAGAGATTTCTTGAAGCTTCTTTGCCATCCTTTGTCTCATTACCTTCCTCATTGGCCTCAATCCCCTATGGACCTTAG GGAAGTGGCGGCTACCTACGCAGAAGAAACCAATAACTTGTTTTTAAAGTTAATGGAAGCAATTTTGGAGAGTTTAGggatcaaagaagaagaagaagatgatgatgataaaaataataatattatgaaGAAGTTGGAAGAAGGTGGGAGCCAAATGATGGTGGCAAATTTGTACCCTCCATGTCCTGAGCCAGATTTGACACTTGGAATGCCACCTCACTCAGATTATGGGCTTCTAACATTGCTACTTCAAGATGAAGAGGTTGAGGGTTTGCAAATTCAATTTCAAGGAAAGTGGCTCACTGTTAAACCCATTTCCAATGCCTTTGTTGTCAATGTTGGTGACCACTTagag ATATTTAGCAATGGGATATACAAGAGCGTGTTACATAGGGTATTGGTGAATGCAAGAAAGAGTAGAACTTCAGTGGCATCATTGCATAGCCTTCCATTCAATTGCACTGTGAAACCGTCGCTAAAACTCATTAATGACGCTAATCCAAAGCGTTACAAAGACACTGATTTTCATACATTTCTTGCTTATGTTTCCTCACGAGAGCCCAAGGGAAAGGATTTCCTTCACTCTAGGAAATTGACTTCCTTCACTTCTCATTAA
- the LOC130960534 gene encoding carotene epsilon-monooxygenase, chloroplastic — translation MPCSSSSLLSLSSFSLFPSHTKLNPPKPSLPQRFSVKSSIDKNTTNTKTSSWVSPDWLTSLSRSLTNGKDDDSGIPIASAKLDDVSDLLGGALFLPLFKWMKENGPIYRLAAGPRNFVVVSDPAIAKHVLKNYGKYAKGLVAEVSEFLFGSGFAIAEGPLWTARRRAVVPSLHKRYLSIIVDRVFCRCAERLVEKLQPDALNGTAVNMEDKFSQLTLDVIGLSVFNYNFDSLNSDSPVIEAVYTALKEAEARSTDLFPYWKINFLCKIIPRQIKAEKAVSIIRTTVEDLIKKCKEIVEAEGERIDDEEYVNDTDPSILRFLLVSREEVSSVQLRDDLLSLLVAGHETTGSVLTWTLYLLSKDSSALAKAQEEVDRVLQGRRPAYKDIKDLKFLTRCIMESLRLYPHPPVLIRRAQVPDELPGSYKVNAGQDIMISVYNIHHSSEVWDRAEEFLPERFDMDGPVPNETNTDFRFIPFSGGPRKCVGDQFALLEAIVALTIFLQNMNFELVPDQNISMTTGATIHTTNGLYMKLSKR, via the exons ATgccttgttcttcttcttccttactttctctctcatctttctctctcttccctTCTCACACAAAACTCAACCCACCAAAACCATCACTCCCTCAGCGCTTCTCAGTCAAATCCTCCATTGACAAGAACACCACCAACACCAAAACAAGTTCATGGGTGAGTCCAGATTGGCTCACATCACTCTCAAGGTCCCTCACGAATGGGAAAGATGATGATTCTGGAATCCCCATAGCAAGTGCAAAGCTTGATGATGTTTCTGACCTTCTTGGTGGTGCATTATTCTTGCCTCTCTTCAAGTGGATGAAAGAGAATGGACCCATTTACCGTTTGGCTGCTGGGCCTAGGAACTTTGTTGTTGTTAGTGACCCTGCCATTGCCAAGCATGTGCTCAAGAACTATGGCAAATATGCTAAGGGTCTTGTTGCTGAGGTTTCTGAGTTTCTCTTTGGTTCTGGTTTTGCCATTGCTGAAGGCCCTCTCTGGACA GCCAGGCGCAGGGCTGTGGTTCCTTCTCTTCACAAGCGATACTTGTCGATTATAGTGGATAGGGTATTTTGTAGATGTGCTGAGAGATTAGTGGAGAAGCTACAACCTGATGCACTCAATGGAACTGCAGTTAACATGGAGGACAAGTTTTCGCAGTTGACTCTTGATGTTATCGGTTTATCTGTATTCAACTACAATTTCGATTCGCTGAATTCCGATAGTCCTGTTATCGAAGCTGTTTACACTGCATTGAAAGAGGCAGAGGCTCGGTCCACTGATCTTTTTCCATATTGGAAG ATTAACTTTCTTTGTAAGATTATCCCCAGACAAATAAAGGCTGAAAAGGCCGTTAGTATTATCAGGACGACGGTCGAAGATCTTATTAAAAAATGTAAAGAAATCGTAGAAGCTGAGGGAGAAAGAATTGATGATGAAGAATATGTGAATGACACCGATCCTAGTATTCTCCGGTTCTTGCTTGTCAGCAGAGAAGAG GTTTCGAGTGTGCAATTACGGGACGATCTTTTGTCACTATTAGTTGCTGGCCATGAGACCACTGGTTCAGTGTTAACCTGGACCCTTTATCTTCTAAGTAAG GATTCTTCCGCATTGGCAAAAGCACAAGAAGAGGTAGACAGAGTTTTACAGGGAAGACGTCCCGCCTATAAAGATATTAAAGATCTTAAGTTCTTGACACGCTGCATCATGGAGTCACTCCGTCTCTATCCACATCCTCCA GTGTTGATAAGAAGAGCTCAAGTTCCTGATGAACTTCCTGGTTCTTACAAAGTCAATGCTGGTCAAGATATTATGATTTCTGTGTACAATATACATCATTCTTCTGAG GTTTGGGACAGGGCTGAAGAGTTTTTGCCGGAAAGATTCGACATGGATGGGCCGGTGCCGAACGAGACGAACACGGATTTCAG ATTCATTCCGTTCAGCGGAGGCCCTCGCAAATGCGTCGGCGACCAGTTCGCATTATTGGAAGCCATAGTTGCTCTTACAATCTTTCTACAGAACATGAACTTTGAGCTGGTTCCTGATCAGAATATCAGTATGACTACAGGAGCAACAATACATACAACAAAT GGTTTGTACATGAAACTGAGCAAACGGTAG